The following coding sequences are from one Pusillimonas sp. DMV24BSW_D window:
- a CDS encoding branched-chain amino acid ABC transporter permease, producing the protein MILTPAIRYTLIGVLVLFLLSVPHIFGDYPKTLATEILIYGLFAMSIDILAGFAGRTSLGHGAIFGTAGYVVAYYVATMNGDPWLAIVFGLLAAVLVSAIFGALAVRTSGVYFLLLTLALGMVVWGVAYRWTSVTGAENGLLGVARPQVLTDLDTYYYFVLGVVAVMALIVRRFVYSPFGQAMQGIKESDSRMRTLGYNVPLVLTIGFMVSGFFAGVAGILIVYLNNFVSPNSVALALSTQGLLMAILGGVGTLWGSFIGSAVIILLQNVVSFYTERWMTILGLLFVLTMLFAPEGLLGKGRALSRRWLKSQSSKS; encoded by the coding sequence ATGATTCTGACTCCTGCCATACGCTATACGCTCATTGGGGTTTTGGTGTTGTTCCTGCTAAGCGTGCCTCACATTTTCGGCGATTATCCGAAAACGTTGGCCACCGAAATCCTGATCTATGGCTTATTCGCCATGTCGATCGACATCCTGGCGGGCTTTGCGGGACGCACCTCTTTGGGTCACGGTGCTATTTTTGGTACTGCCGGCTATGTGGTGGCGTATTACGTGGCCACCATGAATGGTGACCCCTGGTTGGCCATCGTGTTCGGTCTGCTCGCTGCCGTCCTGGTTTCGGCAATTTTCGGTGCCTTGGCGGTGCGCACAAGCGGGGTGTACTTCCTGCTGCTTACGCTGGCGCTCGGGATGGTAGTGTGGGGCGTTGCCTACCGATGGACATCGGTAACCGGTGCGGAAAATGGTTTGTTGGGCGTGGCGCGCCCCCAGGTGTTAACTGACCTGGATACTTACTACTACTTTGTGTTGGGTGTCGTTGCCGTCATGGCGCTCATCGTGCGGCGGTTTGTCTACTCTCCATTTGGCCAGGCTATGCAAGGTATTAAGGAGAGTGATTCGCGCATGCGCACACTGGGCTACAACGTGCCCCTGGTGCTCACCATCGGCTTCATGGTGTCGGGCTTCTTTGCGGGCGTGGCCGGTATCCTAATTGTGTATCTGAATAATTTTGTAAGCCCTAATAGTGTGGCGTTGGCGTTGTCAACGCAAGGTTTGCTCATGGCGATTCTGGGTGGGGTCGGCACCTTGTGGGGCAGTTTCATTGGCTCCGCCGTCATTATTCTTCTGCAGAACGTCGTCAGTTTCTATACCGAACGTTGGATGACTATTTTAGGTTTGTTGTTTGTCTTAACCATGCTTTTTGCACCGGAAGGTCTTCTGGGCAAGGGGCGTGCGCTGTCTCGGCGCTGGCTCAAAAGTCAATCGTCGAAATCCTGA
- a CDS encoding branched-chain amino acid ABC transporter permease has protein sequence MIGNLIQIANALSFSALLFIVASGFTLIFGLLRVVNLSHGSLYLVGGYVGMMVAVATGSFLLAFIASALVIAVMGYCLDRWLLNRVKDAELKQVLLTLGVAMVLNDLALVAWGGDTRTIPIPELLVGAIKIGNFFYPKYRMLVIIAGIAIFVVLWFVYNRTKLGALIRAGVDDREMVQAMGINIRRLFVFTFMLGSALAGMAGTLGGAFLTLYPGADAEILVFALAIVIIGGRGSLVGAAVGSLLVGFLANFGQVWVPELSYFIIFGPMALLLAFRPLGLFGKA, from the coding sequence ATGATCGGCAACCTCATCCAGATTGCAAATGCGTTGTCGTTTTCTGCCTTGCTGTTCATCGTGGCCAGTGGGTTTACGCTGATTTTCGGCTTATTGCGCGTGGTGAACTTGTCGCATGGTTCGCTGTATCTGGTGGGGGGATATGTTGGCATGATGGTGGCGGTTGCCACCGGTTCATTTCTGCTCGCATTCATCGCTTCCGCGCTGGTCATTGCGGTAATGGGTTACTGCCTCGATCGCTGGCTGCTGAACAGGGTGAAAGATGCGGAACTGAAGCAGGTGTTGTTAACGCTTGGCGTAGCCATGGTCTTGAATGATCTTGCGCTGGTTGCATGGGGCGGCGATACCCGAACCATTCCGATTCCCGAGCTTCTTGTCGGGGCAATCAAAATCGGTAATTTCTTTTATCCGAAATACCGCATGTTGGTGATTATTGCGGGCATTGCGATTTTTGTGGTGCTTTGGTTTGTTTACAACCGAACCAAGCTGGGTGCGCTTATACGGGCAGGCGTCGATGATCGCGAAATGGTTCAGGCGATGGGAATCAATATTCGGCGTTTGTTCGTTTTCACGTTTATGTTGGGTTCTGCATTGGCAGGCATGGCCGGCACGCTGGGCGGTGCGTTTCTTACCTTGTATCCCGGTGCCGACGCTGAAATTCTGGTGTTCGCGCTGGCGATCGTCATTATTGGGGGGCGCGGCAGCCTGGTGGGTGCTGCCGTTGGAAGTTTGCTGGTGGGCTTTCTGGCCAACTTTGGTCAAGTTTGGGTGCCGGAATTGTCGTACTTCATTATTTTCGGGCCAATGGCGCTTTTGCTGGCATTCCGCCCCCTGGGTCTTTTTGGAAAGGCGTAA
- a CDS encoding polysaccharide deacetylase family protein translates to MESRTPAQRLPYQSIVDRPKLTLPDNARVVVWPVVNVEDWDISRPMARQVLPAPTAAPVLPDIANWAWHEYGMRVGFWRIKNALDKVGAKATLSINGRVCETYPVVAGAARDAGWEFMGHGYIQMPTHQVDDQPAMIKRTVDTIRTFTGKAPVGWLGPGLTQTFDTVDHLAKAGIRYIGDWAIDDQPMRFETEAGPMVAMPYTVELNDIPMMAVQQHQSDVFLKRVQDTFDRLYEEGADQPRVMCMAVHPFLSGVPHRIRYLEEALNYVNRPGVLFWTGEQLLEWYDDQMRTEGQA, encoded by the coding sequence ATGGAATCTCGCACCCCTGCTCAGCGTTTGCCCTATCAGTCCATTGTCGATCGACCCAAACTCACCTTGCCCGATAACGCGCGTGTTGTTGTTTGGCCGGTGGTGAACGTGGAAGATTGGGACATCTCAAGACCCATGGCGCGACAGGTATTACCCGCGCCGACTGCGGCACCTGTTTTACCCGATATTGCCAATTGGGCCTGGCATGAATACGGCATGCGGGTGGGGTTTTGGCGCATTAAAAATGCGCTCGACAAAGTGGGGGCCAAAGCCACGCTATCCATTAACGGGCGTGTGTGTGAAACCTACCCGGTGGTGGCCGGTGCGGCGCGCGACGCGGGTTGGGAGTTCATGGGTCATGGCTATATTCAAATGCCTACGCATCAGGTCGACGACCAACCCGCCATGATCAAGCGTACGGTCGACACCATTCGCACCTTCACGGGCAAGGCGCCGGTGGGCTGGCTTGGGCCAGGGCTTACGCAAACATTCGATACGGTCGATCATCTAGCGAAAGCCGGTATTCGCTATATCGGTGATTGGGCTATTGATGATCAACCCATGCGCTTTGAAACGGAAGCCGGACCCATGGTAGCCATGCCCTATACGGTTGAATTGAATGACATTCCCATGATGGCGGTGCAGCAGCACCAGTCGGATGTCTTTTTAAAACGGGTTCAAGACACTTTTGATCGCCTGTATGAAGAAGGCGCCGATCAGCCGCGGGTGATGTGTATGGCGGTGCATCCGTTTTTGTCGGGGGTGCCGCATCGTATTCGATATCTTGAAGAGGCCCTCAACTATGTGAATCGCCCGGGGGTGCTGTTCTGGACAGGCGAGCAGCTGCTGGAATGGTACGACGACCAAATGCGCACGGAGGGACAAGCATGA
- a CDS encoding IclR family transcriptional regulator, giving the protein MGAQPSSPANAGAQTVRRAIQALKLIAAKTGDGMRLADVAQALDLERPTTHRLLKALAAEGMLSQHPGNRRYFLGSLVFELGLNATHQFNLIDLCRPQLHSLAEQTGDTTFLFVRSGNDAICLSRVQGPYPIQTPAVPVGARQPLGVNAGGLALLSALSEREAYEITQTVAPRLAVYGNLTPEQIMEHWARAQISGYALIGNRAVPGVTAVGLPVISEKGAPIAAITIAATSSRMTEERVAEIVPWLRQTTEIVAQRL; this is encoded by the coding sequence ATGGGCGCTCAACCTTCTTCCCCCGCAAACGCAGGTGCACAAACCGTGCGACGCGCCATACAGGCATTGAAATTAATTGCTGCGAAAACCGGAGACGGCATGCGATTGGCCGACGTTGCACAAGCCCTTGACCTTGAGCGTCCGACAACGCACCGTTTGTTGAAGGCACTGGCAGCGGAAGGCATGTTGTCGCAACACCCCGGCAATCGGCGCTACTTCCTGGGCTCGTTGGTTTTTGAGTTGGGCCTGAATGCCACGCATCAATTCAACCTGATTGATTTATGTCGACCGCAGTTGCATAGCCTGGCCGAACAAACGGGCGACACCACCTTTCTTTTTGTTCGAAGCGGTAATGATGCCATTTGCTTATCGCGGGTTCAGGGCCCATACCCTATTCAAACGCCGGCCGTTCCAGTGGGTGCTCGGCAACCATTGGGCGTGAATGCCGGGGGGCTGGCGTTGTTAAGCGCATTATCGGAGCGCGAGGCGTATGAAATTACGCAAACGGTTGCACCCCGATTGGCCGTATACGGGAACCTTACGCCGGAACAAATTATGGAGCACTGGGCACGCGCCCAAATCTCGGGCTATGCACTCATCGGTAACCGCGCGGTTCCTGGGGTCACCGCTGTAGGCCTTCCGGTGATCAGCGAAAAGGGTGCACCCATTGCCGCCATTACAATTGCCGCAACGTCATCACGCATGACTGAGGAACGGGTGGCGGAAATTGTGCCGTGGCTTCGTCAAACCACGGAAATCGTGGCACAACGACTGTAA
- the rfbB gene encoding dTDP-glucose 4,6-dehydratase yields the protein MSTILVTGGAGFIGSALVRFLINHTEHHVVNVDKLTYAGNLESLESVSHSPRYTFEQVDICDRAALDRVFQTYQPVAVMHLAAESHVDRSIDGPAAFIETNIVGTYTLLEAARAYWLSLNNTQRAGFRFHHVSTDEVYGDLPEDPSVLFTEATPYAPSSPYSASKASSDHLVRAWMRTYGLPVVVTNCSNNYGPYHFPEKLIPLVILNALEGKPLPVYGQGQQIRDWLYVEDHARALYKVVSEGKVGETYNIGGHNEKRNLDVVHTICDLLDELSPNTRPQPNNDETQSHRSLITFVADRPGHDMRYAIDAGKIQRELGWVPQETFETGLRKTVQWYLQNRVWCEHVQDGSYQRQRLGQV from the coding sequence ATGTCTACAATTCTGGTTACCGGCGGCGCCGGATTTATTGGCTCGGCCCTGGTGCGCTTCTTAATCAACCACACCGAACACCACGTGGTGAATGTCGACAAGCTCACTTACGCCGGTAATTTAGAGTCGCTCGAATCGGTGTCGCACAGCCCACGCTACACATTTGAACAAGTCGATATTTGCGACCGCGCTGCACTGGATCGCGTGTTTCAAACCTATCAGCCCGTTGCGGTCATGCACCTGGCGGCCGAATCGCATGTCGACCGCTCCATCGACGGCCCGGCAGCGTTTATTGAAACCAATATCGTGGGCACCTACACCTTGCTGGAAGCGGCCCGTGCTTATTGGTTGAGCTTGAACAACACCCAACGGGCCGGCTTTCGCTTTCACCATGTCTCCACCGACGAAGTGTATGGCGACTTGCCTGAGGATCCGTCGGTGCTGTTTACCGAAGCCACGCCCTATGCGCCCAGCTCGCCGTACTCGGCCAGCAAAGCCAGTTCCGACCACCTGGTGCGCGCCTGGATGCGCACCTATGGTTTGCCGGTGGTGGTGACCAACTGCTCCAACAACTACGGACCGTATCACTTCCCGGAAAAGCTTATTCCTTTGGTGATACTGAACGCCCTGGAAGGCAAGCCTTTACCCGTGTACGGCCAGGGTCAACAGATACGCGATTGGCTTTATGTGGAAGACCACGCACGGGCCTTATACAAAGTGGTGTCTGAAGGCAAAGTCGGTGAAACCTACAACATTGGCGGCCACAATGAAAAGCGCAATTTGGATGTGGTGCACACCATTTGCGACCTGCTTGATGAGCTCAGCCCCAACACACGCCCGCAACCCAATAACGATGAAACCCAATCGCACCGCAGCCTGATTACATTTGTGGCTGACCGCCCTGGGCATGACATGCGTTATGCCATTGATGCCGGCAAGATTCAGCGCGAACTGGGCTGGGTGCCGCAGGAAACGTTTGAGACGGGTCTGCGTAAAACCGTGCAATGGTATTTGCAGAACAGGGTATGGTGCGAACACGTGCAAGATGGTTCGTATCAAAGGCAGCGGCTGGGACAGGTTTAG
- a CDS encoding type II toxin-antitoxin system RelE/ParE family toxin produces MVRIFKTRHFSRWTLKAGIHDKALTQAIDEMILGLSDANLGGSVFKKRLPAPGRGKRGGFRTLIATRTEQYYFFVFGFEKNKRSNVTTTELQALQALAIELLSLTEHQIIDAVEDGAIQEIMYDAENKKRHS; encoded by the coding sequence ATGGTCCGAATATTCAAAACCCGCCACTTTTCCCGCTGGACGCTGAAAGCGGGTATTCACGATAAAGCGCTTACCCAGGCAATAGACGAGATGATATTGGGACTATCAGATGCGAACCTTGGCGGGAGTGTTTTCAAGAAAAGACTACCCGCCCCTGGAAGAGGAAAACGCGGTGGTTTTCGCACTCTTATCGCAACACGAACTGAACAATATTATTTTTTTGTATTTGGTTTTGAAAAGAACAAACGAAGCAACGTCACTACGACAGAGCTTCAAGCGCTTCAAGCATTAGCTATTGAACTATTGTCTTTAACCGAACACCAAATTATTGACGCCGTCGAAGACGGCGCTATCCAGGAGATCATGTATGACGCGGAAAACAAAAAGCGCCATTCTTGA
- a CDS encoding helix-turn-helix domain-containing protein, with protein sequence MTRKTKSAILDAVHETTSDLHRLGFIDKRKLQKFQALCLTPVPEYNSEQIRALREQLKLSQTVLASVLNTSASTVRKWEIGEKRPSGPSLKLLNLLERKGLDAVL encoded by the coding sequence ATGACGCGGAAAACAAAAAGCGCCATTCTTGATGCCGTTCATGAAACTACGTCTGACCTGCATCGCCTGGGCTTTATCGACAAACGCAAACTACAGAAGTTTCAAGCTTTGTGTTTAACGCCCGTGCCGGAATACAATAGTGAACAAATACGCGCTCTACGAGAACAACTGAAACTTTCACAAACCGTACTTGCTTCGGTTCTGAACACCAGCGCTTCAACTGTCCGGAAATGGGAAATTGGCGAAAAACGCCCTAGCGGCCCTTCGCTTAAGCTGCTGAATCTGCTTGAGCGAAAGGGCTTGGATGCGGTGCTTTAA
- a CDS encoding xylose isomerase, translated as MKPIDPDFPFLLGCNGRGAQPSSLSNPVSLEEVSIDEQFRLVKESGVFDYFDRIPLRSNINEYRQAIEKHQLPVHTASWFYMLGRDEALLSDNLKMCAEIGAKAHNIMTFTHHADGHVITDAEIIDHYLQVYDEGMKLGVEPVFELHVNMWTESFARVTPIAKAIQARGVPFHYNIDYSHVAFKIGNAEELDISECREAVESGEMKLDPFEPGSLLEEWLNLNMVKWTQLRTVGPNQPKNLWWKNEDGSYARGIQYPITRPAPGEWHSQWHAYLLEPSKEAIRMAMRYHITHESSPLRYITTEMINLPDYGLGAKYNLFEQNVECAKFIRRAWKEVKALHEAGLVQWPYYGE; from the coding sequence ATGAAACCGATTGATCCCGATTTCCCTTTTCTTCTGGGCTGTAACGGCCGCGGCGCGCAGCCTTCTTCCTTGAGTAACCCCGTTTCCCTGGAAGAAGTTAGCATCGACGAACAGTTCCGGCTGGTGAAAGAATCGGGCGTATTCGATTATTTTGATCGCATTCCTTTGCGCAGCAATATCAATGAATACCGTCAGGCCATTGAAAAGCATCAGTTGCCTGTTCATACCGCCAGCTGGTTTTACATGCTGGGTCGCGACGAAGCGCTGCTTTCCGACAACCTGAAAATGTGCGCGGAAATTGGTGCCAAAGCGCACAACATCATGACCTTCACGCATCATGCCGACGGCCATGTGATTACCGATGCGGAAATTATTGATCATTATCTGCAGGTATACGACGAAGGAATGAAACTGGGTGTTGAGCCGGTGTTTGAATTGCATGTGAACATGTGGACGGAAAGCTTCGCCCGCGTGACACCTATTGCCAAAGCCATTCAGGCGCGCGGCGTACCGTTCCACTACAACATCGATTACAGCCACGTGGCCTTCAAAATCGGCAACGCCGAAGAGCTGGACATTTCCGAGTGCCGTGAAGCGGTGGAGTCCGGTGAAATGAAGCTGGACCCCTTCGAACCCGGTTCGCTTCTGGAAGAGTGGTTAAACCTGAATATGGTGAAGTGGACGCAGCTACGCACGGTGGGGCCGAATCAGCCTAAAAACTTGTGGTGGAAAAACGAAGACGGTTCCTACGCGCGCGGCATCCAATATCCCATTACGCGCCCGGCACCCGGTGAGTGGCACTCGCAATGGCATGCCTATTTGCTGGAGCCGTCCAAGGAAGCCATTCGCATGGCCATGCGTTATCACATTACCCATGAGAGCAGCCCGCTGCGCTATATCACCACCGAAATGATCAATCTGCCCGATTACGGTTTGGGTGCTAAATACAACCTGTTTGAGCAGAACGTGGAGTGCGCGAAATTCATTCGCCGGGCATGGAAAGAAGTGAAAGCCCTGCATGAGGCGGGGTTGGTACAGTGGCCGTATTACGGTGAGTAG
- a CDS encoding aromatic ring-hydroxylating dioxygenase subunit alpha has product MAEYVLNTWYPIAWSRDITNSLTKRRIVEKDVVMYRNSHGNVVAQLDICPHRMMPLSMGRLKGDAIQCGYHGMEFDCSGKCVRIPGQEKIPAGAKVTTYPVHEHMGLVWIWMGDAEKADTSKVYNLEQYHDPAWDVVEGDALQIDCNYLNLCDNLCDPSHVSFVHLTTLGNAASEDVPVNSERTEDGVLTWRWVIDAPAIPIFQKFGGFTTNVDRWHYYHYTAPSIAVIDFGTAKTGTGAPEGNRDDCVQIYACHFMTPVDENTTIDHWMHIKNFKADAKTNAEMSASFREAFNEDKVILEAIHKNERAYPDFKTTMLNLDASVVRMRRKVESMIEEEKAGRSAVKAA; this is encoded by the coding sequence ATGGCTGAATACGTATTGAACACCTGGTATCCCATTGCTTGGTCACGCGACATTACCAATAGCCTCACCAAGCGCCGTATTGTTGAAAAAGATGTGGTGATGTACCGCAATAGCCACGGCAACGTGGTGGCGCAACTCGACATCTGCCCGCACCGTATGATGCCGCTTTCCATGGGCCGCTTGAAAGGCGATGCCATTCAATGTGGTTACCACGGCATGGAGTTCGACTGCTCCGGTAAATGCGTGCGCATTCCCGGTCAGGAAAAGATTCCCGCCGGCGCCAAGGTCACCACCTACCCCGTGCACGAGCATATGGGTTTGGTGTGGATCTGGATGGGCGATGCTGAAAAGGCCGATACCTCGAAGGTATACAACCTTGAGCAATACCACGACCCGGCATGGGACGTGGTGGAAGGTGACGCCCTGCAAATTGATTGCAACTACTTGAACCTGTGCGACAACCTGTGCGACCCGTCGCACGTAAGCTTTGTACACCTAACCACACTGGGCAATGCCGCCAGCGAAGATGTGCCGGTGAACTCCGAGCGTACGGAAGACGGCGTGCTGACCTGGCGATGGGTGATCGACGCGCCGGCTATTCCAATTTTCCAGAAGTTCGGCGGCTTCACCACCAATGTAGACCGCTGGCACTACTACCATTACACCGCCCCCAGCATTGCGGTCATTGACTTCGGTACTGCTAAAACCGGCACCGGTGCGCCCGAAGGCAACCGCGACGATTGCGTACAAATTTACGCCTGTCACTTCATGACTCCGGTCGACGAAAACACCACTATCGACCATTGGATGCACATTAAGAACTTCAAGGCCGATGCCAAAACCAATGCGGAAATGTCGGCATCGTTCCGCGAAGCGTTCAATGAAGACAAGGTCATTCTGGAAGCCATTCATAAGAACGAACGCGCCTACCCCGACTTCAAAACCACCATGCTGAATCTGGATGCCTCGGTGGTACGCATGCGCCGCAAAGTGGAAAGTATGATTGAAGAAGAAAAGGCCGGGCGCTCGGCCGTGAAAGCGGCTTAA
- a CDS encoding TetR/AcrR family transcriptional regulator, with product MTRKDDDVMASTINLAASAEEAGIPRKKGRTRSSKTTRENILKAAKKIFARDGYGGARVDKISKAAKSYDSLIYYYFGSKEKLFVAVLEEAYKDIFEAEKNLDLDMNDPVESLRTIIQFPFRYYIENPELIVLLNAENLNKGKHIAKSKSADQYAGPAISILRNVIEEGQKKGLFRNDVDCEHLYMAMTALGYFYISNRYTFSAFLAADLMDPKEVEHWAKYISDLLMQSVLKSGLKI from the coding sequence ATGACACGCAAAGACGACGACGTTATGGCTTCAACCATTAACCTGGCGGCCAGCGCCGAAGAGGCCGGCATACCACGCAAAAAGGGGCGCACAAGGTCATCTAAAACCACGCGGGAAAATATTCTGAAAGCGGCTAAAAAGATTTTTGCGCGCGACGGCTATGGTGGGGCGCGGGTGGATAAAATCTCGAAAGCGGCCAAATCGTACGACAGCCTTATTTACTATTACTTCGGCAGCAAGGAAAAACTCTTCGTTGCAGTGCTGGAAGAGGCCTATAAAGATATTTTCGAGGCGGAAAAAAATCTGGACCTGGATATGAACGACCCGGTTGAGTCGTTACGCACCATTATTCAGTTTCCGTTTCGTTACTACATTGAAAACCCCGAACTCATCGTGCTGCTGAATGCAGAAAACCTGAACAAGGGAAAGCACATTGCCAAATCGAAAAGCGCCGACCAGTACGCCGGCCCGGCTATTTCCATTTTGCGCAATGTCATTGAAGAAGGCCAAAAGAAAGGCTTGTTTCGCAACGATGTCGATTGCGAACATTTGTACATGGCCATGACGGCCCTGGGCTACTTTTATATTTCCAACCGCTACACGTTTTCCGCGTTCCTGGCGGCCGACTTAATGGACCCGAAAGAAGTGGAACATTGGGCCAAGTACATTAGTGATTTGCTCATGCAGTCGGTGCTCAAGTCTGGCCTGAAAATATAA
- a CDS encoding HipA domain-containing protein — translation MVAGESASSTARPGRPSQRRRLSVWMNGVRVGWWVTWRGAQPSSDTFEYDLAWLHHPAFRPVSLSMPVVNGMLTQNGPHVRAYFDNLLPDNINIRRRIGQRFGVSPSDSFALLREVGRDCIGALQLLEDDEEAASPGPVQGVALSEHALADYFDSVLSGGPLLHQDNPNDFRISLAGAQEKTALLWHKGQWMLPRGVTPTTHIIKFPLGQVGGNAALSALYSVENEWLCSRLLRHFGIPVANTTIQALGHRNVLVVERFDRDWQENNLLRLPQEDMCQAFGLPPHMKYERDGGPGINQIARLLEQGRNAQADLATFFRAQALFYALAATDGHAKNFSVYLDRAGAYFLTPLYDVISLLPLVQSPNFPDFHLRRLKLSMAWAQGKKRHYDLFNMRLRHLTGGVDTMNQWIDELNDKASIAIAKVEQDIHNHAPDMPASLFENIALTCKVRLHDLVTRYRN, via the coding sequence ATGGTAGCCGGCGAGTCTGCTTCTTCAACGGCAAGGCCGGGCAGGCCTTCGCAGCGTCGTCGGCTGTCCGTTTGGATGAACGGCGTGCGGGTAGGATGGTGGGTAACCTGGCGCGGCGCGCAGCCAAGCTCTGACACCTTCGAGTATGACTTGGCGTGGCTGCATCACCCGGCTTTTCGCCCGGTGTCTCTTTCAATGCCAGTGGTTAACGGTATGCTGACACAAAATGGGCCGCACGTTAGGGCCTATTTCGACAACCTATTGCCCGACAATATCAATATTCGTCGTCGTATCGGCCAGCGTTTTGGGGTAAGCCCTAGCGACTCTTTTGCCCTGTTACGCGAAGTGGGTCGTGATTGCATCGGTGCGCTGCAACTGCTTGAAGACGATGAGGAAGCTGCTTCTCCAGGGCCGGTGCAAGGCGTTGCCCTTTCAGAACATGCCTTGGCAGATTATTTTGATTCGGTGTTGTCGGGCGGGCCATTATTGCATCAAGATAACCCCAACGATTTTCGCATTTCGTTGGCCGGCGCGCAGGAAAAAACGGCATTGTTGTGGCACAAGGGGCAATGGATGTTACCGCGCGGTGTTACGCCCACCACACACATTATCAAGTTTCCATTAGGGCAGGTGGGCGGAAACGCGGCCTTAAGCGCGTTGTATTCGGTAGAGAATGAGTGGTTGTGCAGCCGTCTCTTGCGTCATTTCGGTATCCCCGTTGCTAACACCACAATACAAGCCTTGGGCCATCGTAACGTGCTAGTAGTTGAGCGTTTCGACCGCGATTGGCAAGAAAATAATTTGTTGCGGCTTCCACAAGAGGATATGTGTCAGGCATTTGGGTTGCCCCCGCATATGAAATATGAAAGGGATGGCGGGCCAGGCATTAATCAAATAGCGCGCTTGCTGGAACAAGGTCGCAATGCCCAGGCCGATTTGGCGACGTTCTTTCGTGCTCAGGCCTTGTTCTACGCCCTGGCGGCAACCGATGGCCATGCGAAGAACTTCAGTGTGTATCTTGATCGTGCGGGCGCTTATTTTTTAACGCCGCTTTACGATGTCATCTCGTTGTTGCCATTGGTTCAGTCGCCCAACTTTCCCGATTTCCATTTACGTCGGTTGAAGTTATCCATGGCATGGGCACAAGGCAAAAAGCGTCACTATGACTTATTCAACATGAGGTTGCGACATTTAACGGGTGGCGTTGACACAATGAACCAGTGGATCGACGAGTTAAACGACAAAGCGTCAATTGCAATTGCCAAGGTTGAGCAAGATATTCATAACCATGCTCCTGACATGCCTGCGAGCTTATTTGAAAACATTGCACTTACATGCAAGGTGCGGCTTCACGATTTGGTAACCCGGTATCGCAATTAA
- a CDS encoding helix-turn-helix domain-containing protein: MNTQSVSVQPVPLRTEREISVLLNGLRKQQKISQKELGKRLGLQQSRVSELLSNPTAMRVEQFMQILAILGMQLQAQPRDAVFAEPTLQEPGVSVTRSKPQW; the protein is encoded by the coding sequence ATGAATACACAGTCTGTTTCTGTGCAGCCTGTTCCTTTACGTACTGAACGTGAAATCAGCGTATTGTTGAATGGCTTGCGCAAGCAACAAAAAATCAGTCAAAAAGAGCTGGGCAAACGGCTGGGTTTGCAGCAGTCACGCGTGTCAGAACTCTTGTCTAATCCAACCGCTATGCGGGTCGAGCAATTTATGCAAATACTAGCGATATTGGGCATGCAATTGCAGGCTCAGCCGCGGGATGCTGTATTCGCGGAACCCACTTTGCAAGAACCCGGGGTTTCAGTTACGCGAAGCAAGCCGCAATGGTAG